One genomic window of Eleginops maclovinus isolate JMC-PN-2008 ecotype Puerto Natales chromosome 12, JC_Emac_rtc_rv5, whole genome shotgun sequence includes the following:
- the LOC134872922 gene encoding zinc finger BED domain-containing protein 4-like, with protein MPSRHYILEKTIPLIHKDVTDYITKQIESANYLSFTTDIWSCDHRPLSLLSLTAHWIGPDFTPKSAVLHAREFRGSHTANAITDAMEHMLRAWKIDKKKVHVIQRDNAANMKKAMEQLGVPSLGCFAHTLQLVVQHGLLAQRAVSDAIANGRRIVTHFKHSPKAYAELEDVEEELNVEPKRLQQDVKTRWSSTKMMIDSLVHCKRALQAYVSDSDSNLPVTLTGNQWSLLEKTATVLKPFQELTAQVSAASATAADVIPFVRVLTRFLDSESEEHRGIQTMKATLLDAVHTGFDHVETEPLYAVATMLDPRYKDKFLTATNLDQAKEALKVEVMKMEQELKTMPSGEGVAEAETARQTPEMEAGSSTSSLGSYFDEILEESGTAGPSEQQITPGALFQLESYLSEPPLGRKHNPFQYWRDNQARLPTLAATAAKFLSAPCTSVESERLFSAVSLIMMNTGAG; from the exons ATGCCCAGCCGTCATTACATCCTTGAAAAAACGATCCCCCTGATTCACAAAGATGTTACAGATTACATTACCAAACAGATAGAGAGTGCAAATTATTTGAGTTTCACAACTGATATATGGAGCTGTGATCACCgtcctttgtctttattaaGTTTAACTGCACATTGGATTGGGCCGGATTTCACCCCAAAGAGTGCTGTTTTACATGCGCGCGAGTTtagaggctcacacacagcgaATGCCATCACAGACGCAATGGAACATATGCTACGTGCTTGGAAGATTGACAAAAAGAAGGTCCATGTAATTCAAAGAGATAACGCGGCCAATATGAAAAAGGCAATGGAACAGCTTGGAGTGCCCAGCCTGGGATGTTTTGCGCACACCTTACAACTCGTTGTCCAACACGGTCTATTGGCACAGCGAGCTGTAAGCGATGCCATCGCCAACGGGAGAAGAATTGTGACCCACTTCAAACACTCCCCCAAGGCCTACGCGGAACTCGAGGATGTTGAAGAAGAGTTGAATGTTGAACCGAAGCGTTTGCAACAGGACGTTAAAACCAGATGGAGCAGTACGAAGATGATGATCGACAGCCTTGTGCATTGTAAGCGGGCGCTGCAGGCCTATGTATCGGATAGCGACAGCAATTTGCCAGTCACATTAACAGGCAACCAATGGTCGCTGCTAGAGAAAACGGCGACAGTTCTTAAACCCTTTCAAGAGCTGACAGCCCAGGTCAGTGCAGCCTCCGCCACAGCAGCTGATGTTATCCCATTTGTCCGTGTCCTGACACGCTTTCTGGACAGTGAGAGCGAAGAACACCGAGGGATTCAAACCATGAAGGCCACATTACTCGATGCGGTTCACACAGGTTTTGACCATGTGGAAACGGAACCCCTCTATGCCGTGGCAACAATGCTAGATCCACGCTACAAAGACAA GTTCCTCACTGCTACCAACCTGGATCAGGCAAAGGAGGCACTAAAGGTAGAGGTGATGAAAATGGAACAAGAACTGAAGACCATGCCCTCTGGGGAAGGTGTGGCTGAGGCTGAGACAGCAAGGCAAACACCAGAAATGGAGGCTGGAAGCTCAACCAGCAGCCTGGGCAGCTACTTTGACGAGATACTGGAGGAGAGCGGCACAGCAGGTCCGTCTGAGCAGCAGATCACCCCAGGGGCACTGTTTCAGTTGGAGAGCTACCTCAGTGAGCCTCCACTTGGGCGTAAGCACAATCCTTTTCAATACTGGAGAGACAATCAGGCTCGACTACCCACCctggcagcaacagcagccaaGTTTCTCAGTGCTCCTTGCACCAGCGTTGAGAGCGAGAGGCTTTTTAGCGCAGTCTCACTCATCATGATGAACACAGGAGCAGGCTGA
- the LOC134874249 gene encoding interleukin-1 beta-like translates to MESEMKCNKSEMWSSSVSAELDFEITHHPLTMRRVVNLIIAMDRMKGSSTESMLSTEFRDEHLLNFILDSIVEEQILFESGSAPPLPLTRTGEEEQNITDGEKRSLVLVQNSMELHAVTLQGGAEPRKVFLNMSTFLHPASTIEGRTVALGIRGKKLYLSCRKDGASPTLHLETLEDNSLRSISSDSDMVRFLFYKQDTGVNISTLMSVAHPDWYISTAEQNNKPVEMCQESARRYRTFNISDIQGNVERQS, encoded by the exons ATGGAATCCGAGATGAAATGCAACAAGAGCGAGATGTGGAGCTCCAGTGTGTCAGCGGAACTGGACTTTGAGATTACCCATCATCCCCTGACAATGAGGCGAGTGGTTAACCTCATCATTGCCATGGACAGGATGAAGGGCAGCAGCACAGAATCCATGTTGAGCACCGAATTCAGAGATGAGCACCTGCTCAACTTCATCCTGGATAGCATAGTGGAAG AGCAAATTCTGTTTGAGAGTGGCTCTGCTCCACCACTTCCGCTCACACGGACGGGCGAAGAAGAGCAAAACATAACCGACGGCGAGAAGAGGAGCTTAGTACTGGTCCAGAACAGCATGGAGCTCCATGCAGTGACGCTGCAGGGAGGTGCTGAACCCAGAAAAG TTTTCCTGAACATGTCAACCTTTTTGCACCCTGCGTCCACCATTGAAGGCAGAACTGTGGCTCTGGGCATAAGGGGCAAAAAGCTGTACCTGTCATGCCGCAAGGATGGTGCCAGCCCAACTTTGCATCTGGag ACATTGGAGGACAATAGTCTGCGGAGCATCAGCTCAGACAGCGACATGGTGCGATTTCTCTTCTACAAACAGGACACCGGGGTGAACATCAGCACCCTCATGTCTGTCGCCCACCCTGACTGGTACATAAGTACAGCAGAGCAAAACAACAAGCCAGTTGAAATGTGCCAGGAGTCCGCCAGACGCTACCGTACCTTCAACATAAGTGACATCCAGGGAAATGTTGAACGCCAGAGTTAA